One Aestuariirhabdus haliotis genomic region harbors:
- a CDS encoding serine hydrolase domain-containing protein, producing the protein MAYLSPLMANTTFPSPDWESNLATPDAAINKLLEYSFPNPRAPDRKGVRSDGLVIIRGGKVVLEQYQAPYDAQKPHLTWSVSKSFINALYGVAEHRGLLKRSDSVSDYYPLFKQEGYDEIRIEHLLHWTSGLDWAETYEASPLTSSVVAMLYTLGRDDMAAWTARHPIKTRPGQWHNYSSGDTNLLSATLRGVVGESDYPDFPWQALFEPLGMSNVTWEQDASGTYVGSSYLYATPRDMARLGYLFLRKGNWNGEQLLSEDWVQFSSTLAPAYGNEPVMAEDDSHPGAHWWVNSGVESQGQPLAWPDAPADTYTAWGHWGQYIFVIPSLDLVIARTGDDRDGSFNRNLFLSLIVAAFGDREARQ; encoded by the coding sequence ATGGCATACCTCTCACCGCTGATGGCGAATACAACGTTCCCATCACCTGACTGGGAAAGTAATCTGGCCACTCCTGATGCGGCTATTAATAAACTGCTTGAATACAGTTTTCCTAACCCAAGAGCGCCGGATCGAAAAGGGGTGAGAAGCGATGGCTTGGTGATTATTCGAGGGGGCAAAGTTGTTCTGGAGCAGTACCAGGCGCCCTATGATGCCCAGAAACCTCACCTGACCTGGTCGGTTTCAAAAAGCTTTATCAATGCGCTTTATGGCGTGGCTGAACACCGGGGATTGCTAAAGCGGAGTGATTCGGTGTCAGACTACTACCCATTATTTAAGCAGGAAGGCTACGACGAGATTCGTATTGAGCATTTACTGCATTGGACGTCGGGGCTGGACTGGGCAGAGACCTATGAAGCCTCACCGCTGACATCCTCCGTGGTCGCTATGCTGTACACCCTGGGTCGTGATGATATGGCCGCCTGGACCGCTCGACATCCGATTAAAACGCGACCCGGGCAATGGCATAACTACTCCAGTGGTGATACCAATCTGCTGTCAGCCACTCTGAGAGGCGTTGTCGGTGAGTCCGATTACCCCGACTTCCCCTGGCAGGCCCTGTTTGAGCCTTTAGGAATGAGCAATGTTACCTGGGAGCAGGATGCCAGTGGCACTTACGTTGGCTCATCCTACCTGTATGCAACTCCACGGGATATGGCACGACTGGGTTATCTTTTCTTGCGCAAGGGGAATTGGAACGGTGAACAGTTGTTGAGTGAGGATTGGGTGCAATTTTCCAGTACGTTGGCGCCAGCCTATGGTAACGAACCAGTAATGGCTGAAGATGATAGTCACCCCGGCGCTCATTGGTGGGTAAACAGCGGGGTGGAGTCTCAGGGGCAGCCATTGGCCTGGCCCGATGCGCCAGCCGATACCTACACGGCCTGGGGGCACTGGGGGCAGTATATTTTTGTGATTCCTTCGCTGGATCTGGTTATTGCCCGGACGGGTGATGATCGTGACGGCAGCTTTAACCGGAACCTGTTTCTGTCACTGATTGTGGCTGCCTTCGGTGATAGGGAGGCCAGACAATGA
- a CDS encoding chaperone NapD, whose amino-acid sequence MPESDSRLGTIPSNPVPQDYPRESYNVSGLVVMCRPLNVDAVSAALNAMTGVEVHASNEQGKLVVTVEEMAGEQTMIDRITLIQNQSGVISASLVYNQIDAQQDLDNNVETTP is encoded by the coding sequence ATGCCGGAATCTGATAGTCGCCTAGGCACCATCCCATCCAACCCGGTACCTCAGGATTACCCCCGGGAAAGCTACAACGTGAGTGGGCTGGTGGTTATGTGTCGTCCGTTGAATGTCGACGCCGTCAGCGCAGCACTCAACGCTATGACCGGTGTAGAAGTTCACGCCAGTAACGAGCAGGGAAAGCTAGTCGTTACTGTCGAGGAAATGGCTGGCGAGCAAACCATGATTGATCGCATCACCCTCATACAAAACCAATCAGGAGTCATCAGTGCCTCGCTGGTCTATAACCAGATCGATGCCCAGCAGGACTTGGATAATAACGTGGAGACAACACCATGA
- a CDS encoding enoyl-CoA hydratase yields MSEAIECSADDGIMQIRINREARKNALTHDMYSRMYEAVEEAEQNPKIRVTLIHGSETSFCAGNDIMDFIQNPPQGDEAPVFKFLRAISTARKPLIAAVNGSAVGIGTTMLLHCDLVYADDNAMLQMPFANLALCPEAASSLLVPQIVGQRKAAELLLLGKKMDADTAKELGFVNQVTAPDQSLTIALESARKIASMAPAAIRLTKELMKQPQEEQVQQVIQREGAAFSERLTSEEAKEAFTAFLQKRPADFSRFE; encoded by the coding sequence ATGAGCGAAGCCATCGAATGCTCTGCCGATGACGGGATCATGCAGATCCGCATCAACCGCGAAGCACGTAAAAACGCCTTAACCCACGATATGTACAGCCGCATGTACGAAGCGGTAGAAGAGGCAGAACAAAACCCCAAGATTCGCGTCACCTTAATCCATGGCAGTGAAACCAGCTTTTGCGCTGGCAACGATATTATGGATTTTATACAAAACCCACCGCAAGGTGATGAGGCCCCCGTATTTAAGTTTCTGCGCGCCATATCAACCGCCCGCAAGCCATTGATTGCCGCGGTTAATGGCTCCGCAGTAGGGATTGGCACAACCATGCTACTGCATTGCGACCTTGTCTACGCCGACGACAACGCCATGTTGCAGATGCCGTTTGCCAACCTCGCTCTCTGTCCAGAAGCGGCTTCGAGCCTATTGGTGCCACAGATTGTAGGGCAGAGAAAAGCCGCTGAACTCTTGTTACTCGGAAAAAAGATGGACGCCGATACGGCAAAAGAGCTGGGTTTCGTCAACCAGGTCACGGCTCCGGACCAGTCCCTGACGATCGCGCTCGAAAGCGCCCGCAAAATTGCCTCGATGGCGCCTGCTGCGATTCGCCTGACCAAGGAATTGATGAAGCAGCCACAGGAAGAACAGGTTCAGCAGGTAATACAGCGGGAAGGCGCAGCCTTCAGCGAACGACTGACCTCCGAAGAAGCCAAGGAAGCGTTCACTGCCTTTTTGCAAAAACGTCCCGCCGATTTTAGCCGCTTCGAATAA
- the napG gene encoding ferredoxin-type protein NapG has translation MSSKQDTKRNSLSRRQFMADSARAACGVTLAGLGLSLYGESAKVHATQALRPPGALPERDFLGACVRCGLCVRDCPWDTLKLGRMLDPVATGTPYFDARDIPCEMCEDIPCVKVCPSGALDPALEEIDDSRMGLAVLIDNETCLNMQGLRCDVCYRVCPLINEAITLEMQRNERTGAHARFVPTVHSDHCTGCGKCEHACVLEEAAIKVVPHSLAKGELGSHYRWGWEEKDRAGGSLIPEALDLPDRMPLDGGKL, from the coding sequence ATGAGCAGCAAGCAAGACACCAAACGCAACTCATTAAGCCGCCGTCAGTTTATGGCTGATTCGGCGCGAGCGGCCTGTGGTGTCACGCTTGCAGGACTGGGGCTATCCCTCTATGGAGAATCGGCTAAAGTGCATGCCACCCAGGCACTGCGCCCACCCGGAGCACTTCCAGAGAGGGATTTTCTCGGCGCCTGCGTGCGTTGCGGCCTCTGTGTACGTGACTGCCCCTGGGATACGCTTAAGTTGGGTCGAATGCTGGATCCGGTAGCAACCGGTACGCCTTATTTCGATGCTCGCGATATCCCTTGCGAGATGTGTGAGGACATTCCTTGCGTCAAAGTCTGTCCCAGTGGCGCGCTGGATCCTGCTCTCGAGGAGATCGACGATTCCCGAATGGGTCTTGCAGTACTGATCGACAACGAAACCTGCCTCAACATGCAGGGCCTGCGTTGTGACGTCTGCTACCGGGTGTGTCCTCTGATCAACGAGGCTATTACGCTCGAAATGCAGCGTAATGAACGCACGGGGGCTCATGCGCGCTTTGTACCGACCGTTCATTCCGATCATTGTACGGGGTGCGGTAAGTGCGAACATGCTTGCGTTTTGGAAGAGGCTGCCATCAAGGTGGTGCCCCACTCGCTCGCCAAGGGTGAATTGGGTAGCCATTACCGATGGGGTTGGGAAGAGAAGGATAGAGCTGGCGGATCCCTGATCCCCGAAGCGCTTGACCTACCCGACCGGATGCCTCTGGACGGAGGTAAGTTATGA
- the napH gene encoding quinol dehydrogenase ferredoxin subunit NapH yields MNAPIGMAAIEKKGWWASHRFLLLRRLAQASLIGLFLLGPLAGVWVLKGNLSASLLLDTIPFSDPLVWLQTLFAGHTLEWSLGLGALVVTGMYLLVGGRVFCSWACPVNPVTDSANWLRTKLGLNRSGKLSRSLRFWMLGMTLILPLLTGMLLWELINPVSLLMRGIVYGMGVGWLLIAAIFAFDLLMIRRGWCGHLCPLGAFYTLLGRVSPLRVNASKRNECNNCMDCFAVCPEPQVIKPALKGQSTGASTVILAPECTNCGRCIDVCGESVFEFSTRFANKAETQS; encoded by the coding sequence ATGAACGCTCCGATCGGTATGGCGGCCATCGAGAAGAAAGGATGGTGGGCTAGCCACCGCTTCCTTCTGCTGAGGCGGCTCGCACAAGCGAGCCTGATCGGTTTGTTTCTGCTCGGCCCTCTGGCCGGTGTATGGGTGCTGAAAGGCAACCTGAGCGCCAGCCTGCTGCTTGATACGATCCCCTTCAGCGATCCTCTGGTTTGGCTGCAAACCTTGTTTGCAGGCCATACACTGGAGTGGAGCCTGGGCTTGGGGGCCCTGGTGGTCACCGGGATGTATCTGCTGGTCGGCGGTCGCGTGTTCTGCTCGTGGGCTTGCCCGGTCAATCCAGTTACTGATAGCGCCAACTGGCTACGAACCAAACTGGGGCTTAACCGCTCCGGCAAACTGTCCCGTTCGTTGCGTTTCTGGATGCTGGGTATGACTCTGATCCTACCCTTGCTGACCGGCATGTTGCTGTGGGAATTGATCAACCCGGTGTCGTTGCTGATGCGAGGTATTGTCTACGGTATGGGGGTGGGATGGTTGCTGATCGCAGCAATCTTTGCCTTTGATCTGTTGATGATACGTCGCGGATGGTGCGGACACCTGTGCCCTCTAGGCGCGTTTTATACGCTACTCGGGCGTGTCAGCCCATTGCGAGTGAATGCCAGCAAACGCAACGAATGCAACAACTGCATGGATTGCTTTGCCGTCTGCCCGGAACCCCAGGTGATCAAACCCGCGCTTAAAGGCCAAAGTACCGGCGCCAGCACTGTTATTCTTGCTCCTGAATGTACCAACTGTGGTCGCTGCATCGACGTATGCGGCGAGTCTGTTTTTGAGTTTTCTACCCGATTTGCCAATAAGGCGGAGACACAATCATGA
- the napF gene encoding ferredoxin-type protein NapF — protein MSTAVDQSKRSLLRGKRSAVSFPVRPPWSQTEPQFIDLCSRCGDCLPNCETGILVKGDGGFPTVDFSRGECTFCQHCVSACKTGALSASITPPWQLKAQINPLCLTHQQVVCRSCADQCETRAIRFTPVSGEVAKPLITADLCTGCGACFDVCPTRAIQLTNTTSQGDSLHAGI, from the coding sequence ATGTCTACAGCTGTTGACCAGAGTAAACGCTCGTTGCTACGAGGAAAGCGTAGCGCGGTGAGTTTTCCTGTGCGTCCGCCCTGGAGTCAAACAGAGCCGCAGTTCATTGATCTCTGTTCACGCTGTGGTGATTGCCTGCCAAACTGCGAGACCGGCATTCTTGTCAAAGGCGATGGCGGATTTCCCACAGTGGACTTTTCCCGTGGCGAATGCACCTTTTGTCAACATTGTGTTAGCGCCTGCAAAACGGGGGCACTATCTGCCAGCATCACCCCACCCTGGCAGCTTAAGGCACAAATCAACCCGCTATGCCTCACCCATCAACAGGTAGTTTGCCGCAGCTGCGCCGATCAATGCGAAACCCGCGCCATTCGTTTCACACCAGTTAGCGGCGAGGTGGCCAAGCCACTCATAACCGCCGACCTCTGCACGGGTTGTGGGGCATGTTTTGATGTATGCCCAACTCGGGCAATTCAACTCACCAATACAACATCACAAGGAGACAGCCTTCATGCCGGAATCTGA
- a CDS encoding nitrate reductase cytochrome c-type subunit, whose product MKKIFPVITGILTLLFSLQYANAEEIGDTGGLNSLRSTMLDSEKAADDLKRIPKDRDTFERDYLHQPPLIPHQVRGYKVNINSNKCLSCHSWANYKKAGATKISLTHFETRDGQQLSDVSPRRYFCSQCHVPQADAKPLLDNQFRSVDALN is encoded by the coding sequence ATGAAAAAAATCTTCCCCGTGATAACCGGTATACTCACCCTGCTGTTTTCCCTGCAATACGCTAATGCAGAGGAGATCGGTGACACAGGCGGTCTGAATTCGCTTCGCAGCACGATGCTCGATAGCGAAAAAGCCGCCGATGACCTCAAGCGCATCCCTAAAGACAGGGATACCTTTGAGCGAGACTACCTGCATCAACCCCCCCTGATTCCCCATCAGGTTCGTGGTTATAAAGTAAACATCAACAGTAACAAGTGCCTTTCCTGCCATAGTTGGGCAAACTATAAGAAAGCAGGGGCAACCAAAATCAGCCTGACCCATTTCGAAACTCGCGATGGTCAGCAGCTTTCTGACGTGTCACCACGTCGCTATTTCTGCTCCCAATGCCACGTTCCGCAGGCTGATGCCAAGCCATTGCTGGACAATCAGTTCAGATCGGTAGATGCGCTTAACTAA
- a CDS encoding 2Fe-2S iron-sulfur cluster-binding protein yields the protein MANRRSSMPNITFEGKNININAGDNLLQALIQAKTNPTYSCLAGQCHSCLLQAPSGIIPPQAQQGLSPQQCERNLLLACQCHPEHDLELQRPQARTKTDAMISGLRQLSPEVTELTLSPRTVFPYRPGQHTTIWRGPYLKRCYSLASVPEQETDLVFHIQHHPEGQFSTWIHQQAREGDLLQLGTAIGNCHYHPQYASRPLVLIGFGSGLGPLYGILRDAIEHQHRGNMALFHMAEEEQPHYLQSELNHLSEQYKLAYSRLVEGSNPTEAVNQHLKQCPVSPVIAYLCGPAAQVKACQRLLLNSGLVAEHIFTECFTDTQIQKDGQNI from the coding sequence ATGGCCAATCGCAGATCTTCTATGCCCAACATCACCTTTGAAGGCAAAAACATCAACATAAATGCCGGTGACAACCTGCTCCAGGCGCTGATTCAAGCGAAAACGAATCCCACTTATTCCTGTCTGGCCGGCCAATGTCACAGCTGTCTGTTACAGGCTCCATCCGGGATCATTCCACCACAAGCACAACAAGGGCTCAGTCCCCAACAATGCGAGCGAAACCTATTGTTGGCTTGTCAGTGCCATCCGGAGCATGATCTGGAGTTACAACGCCCCCAGGCCCGAACCAAAACCGATGCCATGATCTCCGGATTAAGGCAACTAAGCCCTGAGGTGACCGAATTAACCCTGTCACCGCGAACCGTTTTCCCCTATCGTCCCGGACAACACACGACCATCTGGCGCGGACCTTACCTAAAGCGCTGTTATTCACTAGCCAGCGTACCCGAGCAAGAAACCGACCTAGTGTTTCATATCCAGCATCATCCCGAGGGACAGTTTAGTACCTGGATCCACCAGCAAGCCCGCGAGGGAGATCTGTTGCAACTGGGAACAGCTATTGGAAATTGCCATTACCATCCCCAATACGCTTCTCGCCCCCTGGTATTGATCGGCTTCGGATCAGGTCTAGGTCCGCTATACGGTATTTTACGCGACGCCATTGAACACCAGCACCGTGGCAATATGGCCCTGTTTCATATGGCTGAAGAAGAGCAACCCCATTACCTTCAATCGGAATTAAATCATCTGTCAGAGCAATACAAACTGGCTTACAGCAGGCTGGTAGAAGGGTCCAACCCCACTGAAGCCGTGAATCAGCATCTTAAGCAATGCCCGGTGTCCCCTGTCATCGCCTACCTGTGCGGACCGGCGGCCCAGGTCAAAGCCTGTCAACGTCTATTGCTCAACAGCGGGTTGGTCGCCGAGCATATTTTTACCGAATGCTTTACCGATACCCAGATCCAGAAAGATGGACAAAACATATAG
- a CDS encoding GNAT family N-acetyltransferase, with product MRSQINWVRREFHQLSTDELYSLMSFRQRHLLRQNSLQQVDADGRDPLAWHLFALAADQGLIAYGRICLPDSPSEALLIDRLLCEPGLPLEGSLVAEVLAFTDDCFDLPVECEVTDEQMTWWHPYGFDIVVDRPANRHGMIRMQRTSTP from the coding sequence ATGCGGTCGCAAATTAACTGGGTACGCCGTGAATTTCATCAGCTGAGTACTGATGAACTTTACTCGTTGATGAGCTTTCGCCAGCGCCACTTGCTTCGCCAGAATTCGCTTCAGCAAGTGGATGCCGATGGCAGAGATCCTTTGGCCTGGCATCTGTTTGCACTCGCTGCAGATCAGGGGCTGATCGCCTATGGTCGAATCTGTTTACCTGATAGCCCAAGTGAAGCGTTGCTGATCGATCGACTGTTGTGCGAGCCAGGCCTGCCCTTGGAAGGGTCGCTGGTGGCCGAGGTGTTAGCCTTTACCGATGACTGTTTCGACCTGCCTGTGGAGTGTGAGGTAACCGATGAACAAATGACCTGGTGGCATCCGTATGGCTTTGACATTGTGGTTGATCGTCCTGCAAATCGGCACGGAATGATTCGAATGCAACGGACCTCGACGCCATAA
- a CDS encoding fumarate hydratase yields MTLIRQDDFIDSVADALQFISYYHPLDFIQAVHEAYEREESQAAKDSMAQILLNSRMCAEGQRPICQDTGIVTVFLKVGMDVQWDADMTVNEMVNEGVRRAYTHPDNVLRASILADPAGARRNTKDNTPAVIHTEIVAGNTVDVQVAAKGGGSENKSKMVMLNPSDSIVDWVVNTVPTMGAGWCPPGMLGLGIGGTAEKAAVLAKESLMDPIDIHELRQRGPQNRVEELRLEIMDKVNALGIGSQGLGGLTTVLDVKIKDYPTHAASLPVCMIPNCAATRHTHFELDGSGPALQKAPQLDQWPEITWDAGPTARKVNLDTVTREEMADWQPGDTLLLSGKMLTGRDAAHKRMIDMMAKGEELPVSLRDRFIYYVGPVDPVRDEVMGPAGPTTSTRMDKFTHTMLDQTGLMGMIGKAERGPVAIEAIKEFKASYLMAVGGAAYLVAKAIKQAEVVAFPELGMEAIYEFDVEDMPVTVAVDVNGTSVHQTGPAFWQKKIAEAAKVQEVEVK; encoded by the coding sequence ATGACCCTGATTCGTCAAGATGACTTCATTGATAGCGTGGCCGATGCGCTGCAGTTTATCTCTTATTATCATCCTCTGGATTTTATCCAGGCGGTTCATGAAGCTTATGAGAGAGAAGAGTCCCAGGCTGCGAAGGATTCTATGGCGCAAATTTTGCTGAATTCCCGTATGTGTGCGGAGGGCCAGCGGCCTATTTGTCAGGATACCGGTATTGTGACCGTGTTCCTGAAAGTTGGTATGGATGTGCAATGGGATGCCGATATGACCGTTAATGAGATGGTCAACGAGGGGGTTCGGCGGGCCTACACCCATCCCGATAATGTGCTCCGTGCTTCTATTTTGGCCGACCCTGCCGGGGCTCGACGAAATACCAAGGACAATACTCCCGCAGTTATACACACTGAAATTGTCGCGGGTAATACGGTCGATGTGCAGGTCGCGGCGAAAGGCGGCGGCTCTGAAAATAAATCCAAAATGGTGATGCTCAACCCCAGCGATAGCATCGTCGATTGGGTAGTCAACACCGTGCCTACCATGGGCGCGGGCTGGTGTCCGCCAGGAATGCTTGGCCTGGGCATTGGAGGTACTGCCGAAAAAGCGGCGGTATTGGCTAAAGAATCGTTGATGGATCCGATCGATATTCATGAGCTTCGCCAACGCGGCCCCCAGAATCGGGTGGAAGAGCTGCGTCTGGAAATTATGGATAAGGTCAACGCATTGGGCATTGGCTCTCAGGGGCTTGGTGGGCTGACCACTGTGCTGGACGTCAAGATCAAGGATTACCCTACTCATGCGGCGTCGTTGCCGGTTTGCATGATTCCTAACTGCGCGGCTACCCGCCATACCCATTTTGAACTCGATGGCAGTGGACCCGCTTTGCAGAAAGCGCCACAGCTAGACCAATGGCCGGAAATTACCTGGGACGCCGGACCTACGGCCCGCAAGGTCAACCTTGATACGGTAACACGGGAAGAGATGGCTGATTGGCAACCTGGGGATACCCTGTTGCTCAGCGGTAAAATGCTGACCGGGCGCGATGCGGCCCATAAGAGAATGATTGATATGATGGCCAAGGGTGAGGAACTACCGGTTAGCTTGCGCGACCGCTTTATCTATTATGTCGGCCCGGTTGATCCGGTTCGGGATGAGGTTATGGGGCCAGCCGGGCCGACCACTTCAACCCGAATGGATAAGTTCACCCACACCATGCTGGATCAAACCGGTTTGATGGGGATGATTGGTAAAGCGGAACGGGGCCCTGTGGCGATCGAAGCCATCAAAGAATTCAAGGCCAGCTATCTGATGGCTGTCGGTGGTGCTGCTTACCTGGTAGCCAAGGCCATCAAACAGGCAGAGGTGGTGGCTTTCCCCGAACTCGGCATGGAAGCGATCTACGAGTTTGATGTTGAGGATATGCCAGTAACCGTCGCGGTTGATGTCAACGGTACCTCGGTGCATCAAACCGGGCCGGCTTTTTGGCAAAAGAAGATTGCCGAAGCGGCCAAAGTGCAAGAGGTTGAAGTGAAATAA
- the napA gene encoding nitrate reductase catalytic subunit NapA, protein MKQTRRDFIKSQAVVATAAAAGVSLPASATNLITSSKESEIQWDKAPCRFCGTGCSVLVGTKQGRVVATQGDPDAPVNKGLNCIKGYFLSKIMYGEDRLTQPLLRMSNGKFDKEGQFTPISWDQAFDIMAEKWKTALAKDKEANKGVPVEKMTSTVGMFGSGQWTVWEGYAASKLMKAGFRSNHIDPNARHCMASAVGGFMRTFGIDEPMGCYDDMEKADAFVLWGSNMAEMHPILWSRITDRRLSAEHVRVAVLSTFEHRSFELADNPMIFTPQTDMVILNYICNYIIQSGNVNQEFVKKHTNFRKGVTDIGYGLRPEHPLQKAAANPNKGGSTEITFDEFAEFVSEYTLDKAHEMSGVPKKNLEELAKLYADPDVKLMSLWTMGVNQHTRGVWTNNMLYNVHLLTGKISTPGSGPFSLTGQPSACGTAREVGTFAHRLPADMVVKKKAHRDITEKLWKLPEGTIPGKVGYHAVLQNRMLKDGKLNAYWVMCNNNMQTAPNMNEEGLPGYRNPDNFIVVSDPYPTVTAQAADLVLPTAMWVEKEGAYGNAERRTQFWYEQIAPPGEAKSDLWQLMEFSKRFTTEEVWSEDLLAKMPEYRGKTLFDVLYKNGQVDKYSNDELNPNKGNHESKDFGFYAQKGLFEEYAEFGRGHAHDLAPFEQYHQSRGLRWPVVDGKETLWRFREGYDPYVKEGEDFKFYGKPDGKAWIFALPYEPPAESPDDEYDLWLSTGRVLEHWHSGTMTRRVPELYRSFPDAVIYMHPEDAQARGVRRGQEVKLVSRRGEVRSRVETRGRNRPPKGLVFMPFFDAKQLTNKVTLDATDPLSKETDYKKCAVKVVKV, encoded by the coding sequence ATGAAACAAACCCGAAGAGACTTTATAAAAAGCCAGGCGGTGGTCGCCACGGCAGCCGCTGCAGGCGTCAGTTTACCTGCATCAGCTACCAATCTGATTACCAGTTCCAAGGAATCAGAGATCCAGTGGGATAAGGCGCCTTGCCGATTCTGCGGCACCGGCTGTAGTGTATTGGTAGGAACCAAGCAGGGCCGAGTGGTTGCCACCCAAGGCGATCCTGACGCCCCCGTCAACAAGGGCCTGAACTGCATCAAGGGCTACTTCCTGTCCAAGATTATGTACGGCGAGGACCGACTGACCCAGCCACTGCTGCGAATGTCGAACGGCAAGTTCGATAAAGAAGGACAATTTACCCCGATCAGCTGGGATCAAGCCTTTGACATCATGGCCGAGAAGTGGAAGACCGCCCTGGCCAAGGATAAAGAAGCCAACAAGGGTGTGCCCGTTGAGAAGATGACTTCCACCGTCGGCATGTTCGGTTCCGGACAGTGGACTGTCTGGGAAGGCTATGCGGCTTCCAAGTTGATGAAGGCCGGTTTTCGCTCTAATCACATCGACCCCAACGCCCGTCACTGCATGGCTTCCGCGGTAGGTGGCTTTATGCGCACCTTTGGCATCGATGAGCCAATGGGTTGCTACGATGATATGGAAAAAGCCGACGCCTTTGTTTTATGGGGCTCCAATATGGCCGAGATGCATCCCATCCTCTGGTCACGTATTACCGATCGTCGGCTGAGCGCCGAGCACGTTCGTGTCGCTGTGCTCTCTACCTTCGAGCATCGTAGCTTCGAGCTGGCGGACAATCCGATGATTTTCACGCCACAAACGGATATGGTCATTCTGAACTACATCTGTAATTACATTATCCAATCCGGCAATGTGAATCAGGAGTTCGTCAAGAAGCATACCAATTTCCGCAAAGGTGTTACCGATATCGGTTACGGTCTGCGTCCCGAGCACCCTCTGCAAAAGGCCGCGGCCAACCCCAACAAAGGTGGCTCTACCGAGATCACGTTTGACGAATTTGCCGAGTTTGTCTCCGAGTACACACTCGACAAGGCGCATGAAATGAGCGGCGTGCCCAAAAAGAACCTGGAAGAACTCGCCAAGCTTTATGCCGACCCCGATGTGAAGCTGATGTCACTCTGGACCATGGGTGTTAACCAGCATACACGTGGTGTCTGGACCAACAACATGCTCTACAACGTGCACCTGTTGACCGGCAAGATCTCCACTCCCGGTAGCGGTCCTTTCTCTCTCACTGGACAGCCTTCCGCTTGTGGTACCGCCCGGGAAGTCGGCACCTTCGCCCACCGTCTGCCTGCCGATATGGTGGTGAAGAAAAAGGCCCACCGTGATATTACCGAGAAGCTCTGGAAACTGCCCGAAGGCACCATTCCTGGCAAAGTGGGTTACCACGCTGTATTGCAAAACCGCATGCTCAAAGATGGCAAGCTCAACGCCTATTGGGTGATGTGTAACAACAACATGCAGACTGCCCCCAACATGAATGAAGAGGGCCTGCCCGGTTATCGTAATCCTGATAACTTCATTGTTGTGTCTGACCCCTATCCGACCGTCACGGCTCAGGCAGCGGATCTGGTCCTGCCAACCGCCATGTGGGTTGAGAAAGAAGGGGCGTACGGTAACGCCGAGCGTCGGACCCAGTTCTGGTACGAACAGATTGCCCCTCCTGGTGAGGCCAAATCTGACCTCTGGCAGCTGATGGAGTTCTCCAAGCGCTTCACCACAGAAGAGGTCTGGAGTGAGGATCTACTCGCCAAGATGCCCGAATACCGCGGCAAGACTCTATTTGATGTGCTGTACAAGAACGGTCAGGTGGACAAGTACTCCAACGACGAGCTCAATCCCAACAAGGGTAACCATGAGTCAAAAGATTTTGGCTTCTATGCCCAGAAAGGCCTGTTCGAAGAATACGCCGAGTTTGGTCGAGGTCATGCACACGATCTGGCACCTTTCGAGCAATACCACCAGTCTCGAGGCCTACGCTGGCCTGTAGTGGATGGCAAGGAGACCCTGTGGCGTTTCCGTGAAGGCTATGACCCCTACGTCAAAGAAGGGGAAGACTTCAAGTTCTACGGCAAACCCGACGGCAAGGCCTGGATCTTCGCCCTGCCTTATGAGCCGCCTGCCGAGTCTCCAGACGACGAATATGACCTGTGGCTCTCCACCGGTCGCGTACTGGAACACTGGCACTCCGGCACCATGACTCGCCGGGTTCCTGAACTCTATCGCTCCTTCCCGGATGCCGTGATCTACATGCACCCCGAGGATGCCCAGGCACGCGGCGTTCGCCGAGGACAGGAAGTGAAACTGGTCTCGCGCCGTGGCGAGGTACGTAGCCGAGTGGAAACCCGCGGCCGTAACCGACCACCCAAAGGCTTGGTATTCATGCCATTTTTCGACGCCAAACAGCTGACCAACAAAGTCACGCTGGACGCTACCGATCCGCTTTCTAAAGAGACGGATTACAAAAAGTGCGCCGTTAAAGTGGTCAAGGTCTAA